The following proteins are co-located in the Bosea sp. AS-1 genome:
- a CDS encoding glycosyltransferase, with product MRRARDVASVYLTPKRAVAAYWALNDRFEQIYYLASGQRCDIWLANDWTALPIVRKLAAEQCTPYAYDTHELAIDEYAQSWRWRAIHRPVIATVEQIGIAGAVVTSCVSQGIADRLHQVYRLPEKPLLVRNMPRYQAYSHRPCGETIEVLYHGVVSAGRGLEACIDSVALWRSEFRLTIRGPGTEDYLAGLRKRIGSAGLGDRVVLAPPVPMIDLVEEAARFDVGLFALPGHSKQNVHVLPNKFFEYAMAGLALCVSDLPEMTALLRQHDLGRSIPDVTPQAIAAAINGFDRASIDLHKRHALEAAKLLNWEAEADRLFAAIEQVVAGTAEARQVAAQ from the coding sequence TTGCGTCGCGCCAGGGATGTCGCCAGCGTCTATCTCACGCCGAAGCGGGCAGTCGCGGCCTATTGGGCGCTCAATGACCGCTTCGAGCAGATCTACTACCTCGCGAGCGGACAGCGCTGCGATATCTGGCTGGCGAATGACTGGACGGCGCTGCCGATCGTCCGAAAGCTCGCGGCCGAACAGTGCACGCCCTATGCCTACGACACACATGAGCTCGCCATCGACGAATATGCGCAGAGCTGGCGCTGGCGCGCGATCCATCGGCCGGTGATCGCAACGGTCGAGCAGATCGGAATTGCAGGTGCGGTCGTGACAAGCTGCGTCTCGCAAGGCATCGCCGACCGGCTGCACCAGGTCTATAGGCTGCCCGAGAAGCCGCTGCTGGTCCGCAACATGCCGCGCTACCAGGCCTATTCCCATCGACCCTGCGGCGAGACGATCGAGGTCCTCTATCACGGCGTCGTCTCGGCAGGGCGAGGACTCGAAGCTTGCATCGACAGTGTCGCACTGTGGCGGTCGGAGTTCCGCTTGACCATTCGCGGCCCCGGCACGGAGGACTATCTCGCTGGACTGCGCAAGCGGATCGGGTCCGCAGGACTCGGGGACCGGGTCGTGCTCGCGCCGCCAGTCCCGATGATCGACTTGGTCGAGGAGGCGGCCCGCTTCGATGTCGGCCTGTTCGCCCTGCCGGGCCATTCGAAGCAGAACGTCCATGTCCTGCCGAACAAGTTCTTCGAGTACGCGATGGCCGGCCTGGCGCTCTGCGTCTCCGATTTGCCGGAGATGACGGCGTTGCTGCGGCAGCATGACCTTGGCCGCTCGATCCCCGATGTCACGCCGCAAGCGATCGCCGCGGCAATCAACGGTTTCGATCGCGCGTCGATCGACCTTCACAAGCGGCACGCGCTCGAGGCGGCGAAGCTGCTGAACTGGGAAGCGGAAGCGGATCGCCTCTTCGCGGCGATCGAGCAGGTGGTGGCCGGCACCGCGGAGGCGCGGCAAGTCGCCGCGCAATGA
- a CDS encoding glycosyltransferase, whose protein sequence is MQTNGSGEAIIFEPVHGLNITIVRIGPHHGPAQAKRLAAALRERGVARPLVWLYNLYLAGTAPRLNPAAVVYHATEDYLAKPDSVSITQSDLSGLAAKAVEQADLVVAVSEGVARSHRNALRSSKPVVVLPNGCDFAFWKESGAASYAPPAVGKVALYQGGINGRLDFSLLIALTELLPDWQFWFCGKSEDGGEDWTRLLKQPNVTYHGLLDSAGIAELARQSSVGLIPFKDSDLMRRSLPLKAYEYLACGLPVVTTPVDALTEHPELFATATTAGEFAAAIGRLEASRGDASAVARRLEAASLSSYDARFEELLPHLDGVLARQAQSRPALNVLMLYDDGSTHVSTITEHLEGFRKHSRHRFFFLPATEFVGLADAEGAELDLSCYDAIAVHYSVRVSVPAHLSAAIAAAVAAYRGPKLLFAQDEYDNVETTRRWMERLGIDALFTNVPQESLDFVYPRDRFATVDFIPTLTGYVPEDPALDAFVTPMAERTLRIAYRGRSLPHQYGALGREKYTIGLDMRRLAAERGLAADIEVAEDKRIYGSDWYRFIGSARATLGTESGCNVFDFDGELRKLARENEEMPFEEFAERYLKEHDGLVKMNQISPKIFEAIRLRTALVLFEGEYSGVVRPYEHYIPLKKDYSNLEDVLARLEDIAFLEAMTERAYRDVVATGRYSLRHFVEGVDDYLSRRALGRRRATIVSVPVAAIYGEEGAELLMRPGPDAVLLSDTILAPPLGRAQVSRIGEALVEVDTGTEMTTDLRGATYAGRERSLVFNVLKTLWRCLPERLRFRIVARVRSWAASGDDTAGASVASGLRRALRRRSS, encoded by the coding sequence GTGCAAACGAACGGCAGCGGCGAGGCGATTATTTTCGAGCCGGTCCACGGGCTCAACATTACAATCGTTCGGATCGGCCCGCATCACGGTCCCGCACAGGCAAAGCGCCTTGCCGCGGCACTGCGCGAGCGCGGCGTCGCCAGGCCGCTGGTCTGGCTGTACAATCTCTATCTTGCTGGAACCGCTCCGCGATTGAACCCGGCTGCGGTCGTCTATCACGCCACGGAAGATTATCTCGCCAAGCCCGACAGCGTCAGCATCACGCAGTCCGACCTCTCCGGGCTTGCGGCAAAGGCGGTCGAGCAGGCCGATCTCGTCGTCGCCGTCTCGGAAGGCGTCGCCCGGAGCCATCGCAATGCCCTCCGGTCGAGCAAGCCGGTCGTCGTGCTGCCGAACGGCTGCGATTTCGCCTTCTGGAAGGAGAGTGGCGCGGCAAGCTATGCTCCGCCTGCCGTCGGCAAGGTCGCCCTCTATCAAGGTGGGATTAACGGCCGACTGGATTTTTCGCTGCTGATTGCACTCACGGAACTCTTGCCGGACTGGCAATTCTGGTTCTGCGGGAAATCCGAGGATGGCGGCGAGGATTGGACGCGGCTGCTGAAGCAACCGAACGTCACATATCATGGCTTGCTCGACAGCGCCGGCATCGCCGAGCTCGCCCGCCAGTCCAGCGTCGGGCTGATCCCGTTCAAGGACAGTGATCTGATGCGCAGGTCCTTGCCGCTCAAGGCCTATGAGTATCTCGCCTGCGGACTGCCCGTTGTGACCACGCCGGTCGACGCCCTGACCGAGCATCCCGAACTGTTCGCGACCGCAACCACGGCGGGGGAATTCGCAGCGGCGATCGGCCGGCTCGAGGCGTCGCGCGGCGATGCGTCAGCGGTTGCGCGCCGGCTGGAGGCGGCGTCGCTGAGTTCCTACGACGCCCGCTTCGAGGAGCTCCTGCCTCACCTCGACGGGGTCCTCGCCCGCCAGGCGCAGTCGCGGCCGGCCCTCAACGTGCTCATGCTCTACGATGATGGCTCGACGCATGTCAGTACCATCACCGAGCATCTCGAGGGCTTTCGCAAGCATTCCCGGCACCGGTTCTTCTTCTTGCCGGCGACCGAGTTCGTCGGGCTGGCGGATGCCGAAGGCGCCGAACTCGATCTGTCCTGCTACGACGCGATTGCCGTCCATTATTCGGTGAGGGTATCGGTTCCAGCCCATCTGTCGGCGGCCATCGCCGCCGCCGTCGCAGCCTATCGCGGACCCAAGCTGCTGTTTGCTCAGGACGAGTACGACAATGTCGAGACGACGCGCCGTTGGATGGAGCGGCTCGGCATTGATGCGCTCTTCACCAATGTGCCGCAGGAGAGTCTCGACTTCGTCTATCCGCGCGATCGGTTCGCCACGGTTGACTTCATCCCGACGCTGACGGGTTATGTTCCTGAGGATCCGGCGCTCGATGCGTTCGTTACGCCAATGGCGGAACGCACGCTGCGTATCGCCTATCGCGGCCGGTCGTTGCCGCATCAGTACGGGGCGCTCGGCCGCGAGAAATACACGATCGGCCTCGACATGCGTCGTCTTGCTGCGGAGCGCGGGCTAGCGGCTGATATCGAGGTCGCTGAGGATAAGCGCATCTATGGCTCCGATTGGTATCGGTTCATCGGTTCTGCACGTGCAACGCTTGGCACGGAAAGCGGCTGCAATGTCTTCGATTTCGATGGCGAGCTCAGAAAGCTGGCGCGCGAGAACGAGGAGATGCCGTTCGAGGAATTTGCCGAGCGCTATCTGAAGGAGCATGATGGTCTGGTGAAAATGAACCAGATCTCTCCGAAGATTTTCGAAGCCATACGACTACGGACCGCTCTGGTCTTGTTCGAAGGTGAATATTCTGGTGTCGTTCGGCCCTACGAGCACTATATTCCTCTAAAAAAGGACTACTCCAACCTCGAAGATGTTCTTGCCCGGCTAGAGGACATCGCCTTCCTCGAGGCGATGACGGAGCGAGCCTACCGTGACGTTGTCGCGACCGGACGCTACTCGCTCCGGCATTTCGTCGAGGGGGTCGACGATTATCTGTCACGGCGGGCTCTCGGACGCCGGCGCGCGACCATCGTCAGCGTGCCTGTGGCAGCGATCTATGGCGAGGAGGGGGCCGAACTGCTAATGCGGCCCGGGCCGGACGCAGTCCTTCTATCCGATACCATTTTGGCGCCTCCGCTTGGGCGGGCGCAGGTCTCACGGATCGGCGAAGCCTTGGTCGAGGTCGATACGGGTACCGAAATGACCACCGACCTGCGCGGCGCGACCTATGCTGGGCGGGAGCGAAGCCTCGTTTTCAATGTCCTCAAGACCCTTTGGCGTTGCCTGCCGGAACGACTGCGCTTCCGAATTGTGGCGCGTGTCCGAAGCTGGGCCGCCTCTGGCGACGACACGGCCGGTGCCAGCGTGGCCTCTGGCCTCCGGCGTGCACTTCGTCGGCGCTCGTCGTGA
- a CDS encoding class I SAM-dependent methyltransferase codes for MSDTADQTAIDSRNSAFWSELCGTQFAKSLGVTDDSPASLKKFDDWYFAFYPYLFVHIPFEDMRDKDVLEIGLGYGTVSQRLAEAGARYQGLDIAPGPVAMANHRLKQAGLEGRAQVGSILQAPFADASFDYVVAIGCLHHTGDLYKAIEECRRILRPGSKLIFMVYYAYSYRRFYQARTETLRYLMRETFGHRGVVGLSAQAERAAYDANQAGEGAPHTDWISIRSLRKFCRGFASFSGQTENIDNGQPFEQSPPRRELLKTWIPRWFGLDLYATATK; via the coding sequence ATGTCGGATACGGCGGATCAGACTGCGATCGACTCGCGCAACTCTGCGTTCTGGAGCGAGCTGTGCGGAACACAATTCGCCAAGTCTTTGGGCGTCACCGACGATTCACCGGCCTCGTTGAAGAAGTTCGATGACTGGTACTTTGCCTTCTACCCCTATCTCTTCGTGCATATCCCCTTCGAGGACATGAGGGACAAGGACGTTCTCGAGATCGGCCTCGGATACGGCACCGTCTCACAGCGCTTGGCCGAAGCCGGCGCGCGCTATCAGGGGCTCGACATCGCGCCTGGCCCGGTCGCGATGGCCAACCACCGGCTGAAGCAGGCCGGCCTTGAAGGGCGCGCGCAGGTGGGCTCGATCCTCCAGGCGCCGTTCGCCGATGCGAGCTTCGACTATGTCGTCGCGATCGGCTGCCTGCATCACACGGGCGATCTGTACAAGGCGATCGAGGAGTGCCGGCGCATCCTGCGCCCCGGCAGCAAGCTCATCTTCATGGTCTATTATGCCTATTCCTACCGGCGCTTCTATCAGGCGCGCACCGAGACGCTGCGCTACCTGATGCGCGAGACCTTCGGCCATCGCGGTGTCGTCGGCCTGAGTGCCCAAGCCGAGCGCGCGGCCTATGATGCCAACCAGGCCGGCGAAGGCGCTCCCCATACCGACTGGATTTCGATCCGCTCGCTGCGCAAGTTCTGCCGCGGCTTCGCGTCCTTCTCCGGGCAGACCGAGAACATCGACAATGGCCAGCCATTCGAGCAGAGCCCGCCCAGGCGCGAATTGCTGAAGACCTGGATTCCGCGCTGGTTCGGCCTGGACCTCTACGCCACCGCGACGAAGTGA
- the wecB gene encoding UDP-N-acetylglucosamine 2-epimerase (non-hydrolyzing): MPHILTVLGARPQFIKAGPVSRAISEAGMTEIIVHTGQHFDAQMSDVFFEELDIPKPGYNLEVNSLGHGAMTGRMLEKLEEAMLAEKPDLVLIYGDTNSTVAGALAAAKLNIPVAHVEAGLRSFNRRMPEEVNRVVADHISALLFCPTQAAVANLAAEGITKGVHAVGDVMFDTTLAAVKRAEGRSTIIETHGLKPGGYAVATIHRAENTDDPERFARVVSWLENAAREMPVMMPVHPRTRKLLNSRGLAPAGVTLIDPIGYLDMARLLSQAAAVFTDSGGLQKEAYFHRVPCVTLRDETEWVETIEAGWNRLWTGPDYVARRDIPDYGTGQSAQTIAALLRRTI; the protein is encoded by the coding sequence ATGCCTCACATACTCACCGTTCTCGGCGCCAGGCCGCAATTCATCAAGGCTGGGCCGGTCAGCCGCGCCATTTCCGAAGCAGGGATGACGGAGATCATCGTCCATACCGGCCAGCATTTCGACGCGCAGATGTCAGACGTCTTCTTCGAAGAGCTCGACATTCCGAAGCCGGGCTACAACCTCGAGGTTAACAGCCTCGGCCACGGCGCCATGACCGGCCGCATGCTCGAGAAACTCGAGGAAGCGATGCTGGCCGAGAAGCCAGATCTCGTTCTGATCTATGGCGATACCAATTCAACTGTCGCCGGAGCCCTTGCCGCCGCCAAGCTCAACATTCCGGTCGCTCATGTCGAGGCGGGCCTGCGCTCGTTCAACCGTCGGATGCCGGAGGAGGTCAACCGCGTCGTCGCCGACCATATCAGCGCGCTGCTATTCTGCCCGACGCAAGCAGCGGTCGCCAATCTCGCGGCGGAAGGCATCACCAAGGGCGTTCACGCTGTCGGCGACGTGATGTTCGACACCACGCTCGCCGCGGTGAAGCGGGCGGAAGGGCGCTCGACAATCATCGAGACGCATGGGCTCAAGCCAGGCGGCTATGCGGTCGCGACCATCCATCGCGCCGAGAATACCGACGACCCGGAGCGCTTCGCGCGAGTCGTTTCCTGGCTCGAAAACGCCGCACGCGAGATGCCTGTGATGATGCCGGTCCACCCGCGCACACGAAAGCTGCTCAACAGCCGCGGCCTCGCCCCCGCAGGAGTGACCCTGATCGACCCGATCGGTTATCTCGACATGGCTCGCCTGCTCAGCCAAGCAGCCGCCGTCTTCACCGACTCCGGAGGCCTCCAGAAGGAAGCCTATTTCCACCGCGTTCCTTGCGTGACGCTCCGCGACGAGACCGAATGGGTCGAGACGATAGAGGCCGGCTGGAACCGGCTCTGGACCGGCCCCGATTATGTGGCACGCCGGGATATTCCCGACTACGGCACCGGGCAGTCCGCGCAGACGATCGCGGCGCTGTTGCGCAGGACCATCTAG
- a CDS encoding NAD-dependent epimerase/dehydratase family protein, protein MHLSGKKVVVIGGAGLIGSHTVDQLTQTDVGEVLVYDNFVRGRTINLAGALKDPRVKIYDVGGDILQTDVLQSALDGADGVFHFAALWLLQCHDFPRSAFDVNIRGTFNVLEACVARNVKRLVYSSSASVYGDAVEEPMTEDHPFNNKNFYGATKIAGEAMARAFHHRYGLNLVGLRYMNVYGPRQDYRGAYIAVIMKMLDAIDRGEGPTILGDGSEAFDFVAVEDCARANLCAMRAETVDRFYNVGTGIRTSLKELAERICHLTGSNQPINYAPRSQATLVRNRIGSPKRASEEIAFTADINLDEGLRRLIAWRNADKVGAGRG, encoded by the coding sequence ATGCATCTCAGCGGCAAGAAAGTAGTGGTCATCGGCGGCGCCGGTCTCATCGGCTCCCACACGGTCGACCAGCTCACCCAGACGGATGTAGGCGAAGTCCTCGTCTACGATAATTTCGTGCGCGGCCGCACGATCAATCTGGCAGGGGCGCTCAAGGACCCCCGCGTGAAGATCTACGATGTCGGCGGCGATATCCTGCAGACGGATGTGCTTCAATCCGCCCTCGACGGCGCAGACGGCGTCTTCCACTTTGCAGCCCTCTGGCTACTGCAATGCCACGACTTTCCGCGCTCGGCCTTCGACGTGAACATCCGCGGCACGTTCAATGTGCTCGAGGCCTGCGTCGCCAGGAACGTCAAGCGCCTCGTCTACTCCTCCTCCGCTTCCGTCTACGGCGATGCGGTCGAAGAGCCCATGACCGAAGATCATCCCTTCAACAACAAGAACTTCTACGGCGCCACCAAGATCGCCGGCGAGGCCATGGCACGCGCGTTCCACCATCGCTATGGCCTGAACTTGGTCGGGTTGCGCTATATGAACGTCTACGGGCCGCGGCAGGATTATCGCGGCGCCTATATTGCGGTCATCATGAAGATGCTCGACGCGATCGATCGCGGGGAAGGGCCCACCATCCTTGGCGACGGCTCGGAGGCCTTCGACTTCGTCGCCGTCGAGGATTGTGCACGCGCCAACCTCTGCGCTATGCGCGCCGAAACCGTCGACCGCTTCTACAATGTCGGTACAGGGATCCGCACCTCGCTGAAGGAGCTCGCCGAACGGATTTGCCATCTCACCGGCAGCAACCAACCGATCAACTATGCGCCACGCAGCCAGGCAACCCTGGTACGCAACCGCATCGGCAGCCCCAAGCGCGCTTCCGAGGAAATCGCCTTCACGGCCGACATCAATCTGGATGAAGGCCTCCGTCGGCTGATTGCGTGGCGAAACGCCGACAAAGTCGGCGCCGGAAGAGGCTGA
- a CDS encoding glycosyltransferase, which yields MSRGPLDFLRRGKAWKDYVEQVLLLLSTKHRKLRRDLARAALRHRALRSANTQLRDELLRLEQEMLPLRQQFAAVNTLQARHFHREGILPLMEEIGGIAAFGDTYNVLAARRGEQLLILFVSPDDKQQDELAGEPPGGLLQPILDGSVREVALIMPAPTSGHTTHRSDSLLSAIRRMPLEAAAWLTERYPQPQKAPRKSADYFSTLAALVTDIDRIDFHAIGTANARSIALPSASPFDKPETLSRLRFAEPRRHSALFLHNNYYHFNCLSAGLRKRGWDVVTVSLESPESAQRQFYHGEDINLFDADPAAMSNKAREFFRTVPERYGALHFYGQGLATFFIQSAENSEAPRVVPWDFLELRRHRLAIGYMPSGCLDGGLQSSIRNLTGGLCRRCVWELRPDVCSDARSLAWNRKLSLLCDWVGLEGDLATPERINDRTTYGPVVTALDPERWRPDLAIPEDMRIERAPGEVLIYHAVGNYAARRSGGRDIKGTGAVMAAVETLQAEGLPVRLIFAHDLPSTRVRFLQSQADIVVDQLNYGRYGANAREAMMLGKATICRLRPDQAPPLPPLRPIIEVPMVDADEDSITDKLRTLVLDPDKRALLGAQARAFALAWHGQDACAERYERVIDRVRAGLPADSPDLYPA from the coding sequence ATGAGCCGAGGCCCCCTCGACTTTCTCCGGCGCGGCAAGGCTTGGAAGGACTATGTCGAGCAGGTCCTGCTGCTCTTGTCCACCAAGCATCGCAAGCTTCGGCGCGATCTCGCCAGGGCAGCGCTCAGACATCGGGCGCTTCGCAGCGCCAATACGCAATTGCGCGACGAATTGTTGAGGTTGGAGCAGGAGATGCTCCCGCTGCGCCAACAGTTCGCTGCAGTCAACACGCTGCAAGCACGCCACTTTCATCGCGAGGGAATCCTCCCCCTCATGGAGGAGATCGGCGGGATCGCAGCATTCGGCGATACTTATAACGTATTGGCTGCTCGGCGTGGGGAGCAGCTCTTAATCCTGTTCGTGTCCCCCGACGACAAGCAACAAGACGAACTCGCCGGCGAGCCGCCTGGTGGATTGCTGCAGCCCATCCTCGACGGCTCGGTTCGTGAGGTGGCGTTGATCATGCCTGCGCCGACAAGTGGCCATACCACGCATCGCAGCGACTCCTTGCTCAGTGCCATCCGCCGGATGCCGCTCGAAGCTGCCGCTTGGCTGACCGAGCGCTATCCGCAGCCGCAAAAGGCCCCGCGGAAGAGCGCAGATTACTTCTCGACATTGGCCGCTCTCGTGACGGATATCGACCGCATCGATTTTCATGCGATCGGGACTGCGAACGCTCGCTCGATCGCGCTGCCGTCTGCCTCGCCTTTCGACAAGCCGGAAACGTTGTCGCGGCTTCGCTTCGCCGAACCGCGTCGCCATTCAGCACTTTTCCTCCACAATAACTACTATCATTTCAACTGCCTGAGCGCTGGCTTGCGCAAGCGCGGCTGGGATGTCGTAACGGTCTCGCTCGAATCCCCAGAAAGCGCGCAGCGGCAATTCTATCATGGCGAGGACATCAACCTGTTTGATGCCGATCCCGCGGCTATGTCCAACAAGGCCCGAGAGTTCTTTCGCACGGTCCCCGAGCGCTACGGTGCGTTGCATTTTTATGGACAAGGCCTTGCGACATTTTTCATTCAATCGGCCGAGAACAGCGAAGCCCCGCGTGTCGTACCCTGGGATTTCCTGGAGCTGCGCCGGCATCGCTTAGCCATCGGATATATGCCGAGTGGTTGCCTGGACGGAGGCCTGCAATCGTCGATCCGGAATCTCACCGGCGGGCTTTGCAGGCGCTGCGTCTGGGAGCTCAGACCCGATGTGTGCAGCGACGCACGAAGCCTCGCCTGGAACAGAAAGCTGTCGCTGCTCTGCGATTGGGTCGGACTCGAAGGCGACCTCGCCACGCCGGAGCGCATCAATGACAGGACCACATACGGTCCGGTCGTAACTGCGCTCGATCCCGAGCGCTGGCGCCCCGATCTCGCCATTCCAGAAGATATGCGCATAGAGCGCGCTCCAGGCGAGGTGCTTATCTATCACGCCGTCGGCAATTACGCCGCGCGTAGGAGCGGAGGCCGCGACATCAAGGGTACGGGAGCGGTGATGGCTGCAGTCGAAACGCTTCAGGCCGAAGGCTTGCCGGTGCGGCTGATATTCGCACACGACCTTCCCAGCACGCGCGTCCGCTTCCTTCAGAGCCAGGCCGATATCGTGGTCGATCAGCTGAATTATGGTCGGTACGGAGCCAACGCCCGGGAAGCCATGATGTTGGGAAAAGCGACGATCTGCCGGCTCCGGCCCGATCAGGCTCCTCCGCTGCCGCCGCTCCGGCCGATCATTGAAGTCCCGATGGTCGATGCGGACGAGGACTCGATTACCGACAAGCTTCGCACGCTCGTCCTCGACCCGGACAAGCGCGCCTTGCTCGGCGCGCAAGCGCGCGCGTTCGCTCTCGCCTGGCATGGGCAGGACGCCTGCGCCGAACGCTATGAGCGCGTCATCGACAGGGTCAGGGCCGGTTTGCCGGCCGATTCTCCGGACCTTTATCCGGCGTGA
- a CDS encoding DegT/DnrJ/EryC1/StrS family aminotransferase, giving the protein MSVPFLPIAKPVMGEEEVAAVRSVLESGWLTQGPWVKRFEEGFAARHGVKHAFAVTSCTTALHLALVALGIGPGDEVIVPAFTWVATANVVVHCGATPVFVDIEATSYNLDPSAVGRALTPKTKAVIAVHLFGLTADMDRLRAVVPDHIPIVEDAACAAGADYRGKAAGALGTLGCFSLHPRKSITCGEGGVVTTNDDRLAALVDTYRNHGASISEEVRHRGPKPYELPEFKVFGFNYRLTDVQAAIATIQLEKLDRFIAERSELAKLYDAGLQQFDWISAPLRPEGQVHALQAYVALVDEKRAPASRNEILAHLQASGIGGRPGTHSVVGLEAYRKTFGTDPADFPVATATEARSIALPLHNHMQASDVERVIAALAAL; this is encoded by the coding sequence ATGTCCGTTCCATTTCTCCCAATCGCCAAACCCGTCATGGGCGAGGAAGAGGTGGCAGCGGTCCGTTCGGTGCTCGAATCCGGGTGGCTGACGCAGGGGCCTTGGGTCAAGCGCTTCGAGGAGGGCTTCGCGGCCCGCCATGGCGTCAAGCATGCGTTCGCGGTGACGTCCTGCACCACGGCGCTGCATCTCGCCCTCGTAGCGCTCGGCATCGGCCCGGGCGACGAGGTCATCGTTCCCGCCTTCACCTGGGTCGCGACCGCCAATGTCGTGGTCCATTGCGGCGCGACACCCGTTTTCGTGGATATCGAGGCAACGAGCTATAATCTCGATCCCAGCGCCGTCGGGCGCGCGCTCACCCCGAAGACCAAGGCCGTCATCGCCGTTCACCTCTTCGGCCTTACCGCCGACATGGATCGGCTGCGTGCCGTCGTTCCCGACCATATTCCGATCGTCGAGGACGCCGCTTGCGCGGCTGGAGCCGACTACCGCGGCAAGGCGGCCGGCGCGCTCGGCACGCTCGGCTGCTTCTCGCTGCACCCGCGCAAGTCGATCACCTGCGGCGAGGGTGGCGTCGTCACGACCAATGACGATCGGCTCGCGGCCCTCGTCGATACTTACCGCAATCATGGCGCAAGCATCTCCGAGGAAGTTCGCCATCGCGGACCGAAGCCTTACGAGCTGCCTGAATTCAAGGTCTTCGGCTTCAACTATCGCCTGACCGACGTCCAGGCGGCGATCGCCACGATCCAGCTGGAGAAGCTCGATCGCTTCATCGCCGAACGGAGCGAACTCGCCAAGCTCTACGACGCCGGGCTGCAGCAATTCGACTGGATCAGCGCACCGCTTCGGCCGGAAGGCCAGGTCCACGCGCTGCAGGCCTATGTCGCGCTGGTCGACGAAAAGCGTGCTCCGGCCAGCCGCAACGAGATCCTCGCGCACCTGCAGGCATCGGGCATAGGCGGGCGTCCCGGCACCCATTCCGTCGTCGGGCTGGAGGCCTATCGCAAGACCTTCGGCACCGACCCGGCCGACTTCCCGGTCGCGACCGCCACCGAAGCGCGGAGCATCGCCCTGCCCTTGCACAACCATATGCAAGCCTCTGATGTCGAGCGGGTCATAGCCGCGTTGGCCGCGCTTTGA